A portion of the Natrinema salaciae genome contains these proteins:
- a CDS encoding NAD(P)-dependent glycerol-1-phosphate dehydrogenase: MFEKSTWIRLPRNVVVGHGVRSEVVDVVDDLHLQGRPLFVTSPTPRDVAADPIAADFEAAGIDPAIVTIEKATFDAVERVIEAAEAEDASYLVGIGGGKAIDIAKLASHHLEMGFLSVPTAASHDGIVSNRGSVPDGDSRHSVAAEPPLAVVADTGILADAPWELTTAGCADIISNYTAVMDWRLAQRLKDVEYSEYAAALSEMTAEILVDNADLIRPGLEESAWIVTKALMSSGVAMSIAGSSRPASGAEHLFSHQLDRLEPEAALHGHQVGVGSIMTAYLHGGDRGIWRDIRDALASIDAPTTAVELGIDDETVIEALTTCHEIRDRYTILGDGMNERAARDVATKTGVID; the protein is encoded by the coding sequence ATGTTCGAGAAGTCGACGTGGATTCGTCTCCCGCGAAATGTCGTCGTCGGTCACGGCGTTCGCAGCGAGGTCGTCGACGTGGTCGACGATCTCCACCTGCAGGGGCGGCCGCTGTTCGTCACGAGTCCGACGCCTCGAGACGTCGCCGCGGACCCGATCGCGGCCGATTTCGAGGCCGCCGGAATCGATCCCGCGATCGTCACGATCGAGAAAGCGACCTTCGACGCCGTCGAGCGAGTCATCGAGGCCGCCGAAGCCGAGGACGCGTCCTACCTCGTCGGAATCGGCGGCGGGAAGGCCATCGACATCGCGAAACTGGCCAGCCACCACCTCGAGATGGGCTTTCTCTCGGTGCCGACGGCGGCCAGCCACGACGGGATCGTCAGCAATCGCGGCTCCGTGCCGGACGGGGACTCCCGCCACAGCGTCGCGGCGGAACCGCCGCTGGCGGTCGTCGCCGACACCGGGATTCTCGCCGACGCCCCGTGGGAGCTGACGACCGCCGGCTGCGCCGACATCATCTCGAACTACACCGCGGTGATGGACTGGCGGCTCGCCCAGCGGCTCAAAGACGTCGAGTACTCCGAGTACGCCGCCGCGCTCTCGGAGATGACCGCCGAGATCCTCGTGGACAACGCCGACCTCATTCGACCGGGGCTCGAAGAGTCGGCCTGGATCGTCACCAAGGCGCTCATGTCGTCGGGCGTCGCGATGAGCATCGCCGGCTCGTCACGACCCGCCAGCGGAGCCGAACACCTGTTCTCCCATCAACTCGACCGACTGGAACCCGAGGCGGCCCTCCACGGCCACCAGGTCGGCGTCGGGTCGATCATGACCGCCTACCTCCACGGCGGCGATCGGGGCATCTGGCGGGACATTCGCGACGCGCTCGCGAGCATCGACGCGCCGACGACCGCCGTGGAACTCGGAATCGACGACGAAACGGTGATCGAGGCGCTGACGACCTGCCACGAGATCCGCGATCGCTATACGATCCTCGGCGACGGGATGAACGAGCGGGCCGCTCGAGACGTGGCGACGAAAACGGGCGTCATCGACTGA